A section of the Macadamia integrifolia cultivar HAES 741 unplaced genomic scaffold, SCU_Mint_v3 scaffold_94A, whole genome shotgun sequence genome encodes:
- the LOC122071783 gene encoding probable ubiquitin-conjugating enzyme E2 24 has product MDMLHSDTDCESFGLSSGSEDQDDIDSYGGQAQSIFSSLEDSIGKIDDFLAFERGFVHGDIVCSMTDPSGQMGRVVDVDVVVDLENFFGEIIKDVNSKKLLKIRNFTLGDYVVHGPWLGKVGRVVDRVTILFDDGAKCEVTTADPVNLIPMSSNLLEDAQYPYYPGQLVRVRHSSFFKSARWLCGVWKENRVEGTVCHVEAGLVYIDWVAYANIGSDINFPAPPCKQDSRNLTLLSCFPYANWQLGDWCVLPVDVQRLVNKHVSPTFSFQGCKKIEGQQRSFPDSHFEETYIIMKRKIKVDVLWQDGSHSSGLDSQLLFPVFNVGDHEFWPEQFVQEKMTYDDPHVSSCQRLGVVKSVDAKERTVKVKWRTPVVNQTAYSVKDYNEETVSAYELIEHPDYCYCFGDVVFRLEKNRYAFETDGKNETHEDYLETEAGVDFAPVFGDSALEHKHSGQGQQEDPHKYYLSCIGTVIGSKDGSIEVKWASGHISKVEPHEIVGIDKYEESDANPVHNEEIIEGDLSQENPGYGKQSWKLKEKDVLEKTSNVIDKECKKDVWDSGAFFLPRAAIDFFTNVVASLFGSHGSTSEDVNKFYHTHEIEVFEHCKINTEEPPSVGYDMKTFRQTSLKQKIEEQESKELFSSGNEKQGLFKAFDIVVDSSDHHFVNESGDGSMLSQAKRGWLRKVQQEWTILQRDLPDTIYIRVYEERIDLLRAAIVGAPGTPYHDGLFFFDFLLPPDYPHEPPLVHYRSGGLCLNPNLYESGKVCLSLLNTWTGTGTEVWNPGSSSILQVLLSLQALVLNDKPYFNEAGYDEQKGKAEGEKNSITYNENAFLLSCKSMLYLLRNPPKNFEALVEEHFRRHSHLILLACKAYMEGALVGCAFGCGMTDQECQKSSSTGFKIMLAKLFPKLVQSFAAKGIDCSQFIETENGFVIK; this is encoded by the exons ATGGATATGCTCCATAGCGACACAGATTGTGAAAGTTTCGGTTTGAGCAGTGGTAGTGAGGATCAAGATGACATTGATTCTTACGGTGGACAGGCTCAGAGCATTTTCTCAAGCCTGGAGGATAGCATTGGCAAGATTGATGATTTCCTTGCATTTGAGAGAGGGTTTGTACATGGGGATATCGTTTGCTCCATGACAGATCCATCTGGACAGATGGGACGAGTGGTTGATGTGGATGTGGTTGTGGATTTGGAAAATTTCTTTGGTGAAATTATCAAAGATGTAAACAGCAAAAAACTTCTAAAGATCCGTAACTTTACATTGGGGGACTATGTAGTTCATGGGCCATGGCTTGGAAAAGTGGGCAGAGTGGTTGATCGTGTCACCATCCTCTTTGATGATGGTGCAAAATGTGAGGTTACCACTGCAGATCCAGTAAATCTTATACCCATGTCTTCCAACCTACTCGAAGATGCAcagtacccttactatccaggtCAGCTTGTTCGAGTTAGGCACTCCAGTTTTTTCAAATCAGCAAGATGGTTGTGTGGTGTCTGGAAGGAAAATCGAGTTGAAGGTACTGTGTGCCATGTGGAGGCAGGATTGGTCTATATCGATTGGGTTGCCTATGCCAATATTGGTAGTGATATCAATTTTCCTGCTCCCCCCTGTAAGCAGGATTCAAGGAACCTAACTTTGTTGTCATGTTTTCCATATGCTAATTGGCAGCTGGGTGATTGGTGTGTACTTCCAGTTGACGTTCAGAGGCTTGTTAATAAGCATGTCTCACCTACTTTCTCCTTTCAAGGGTGCAAGAAAATAGAGGGACAGCAGCGAAGTTTTCCTGATTCTCATTTTGAGGAGACTTACATAATCATGAAGAGAAAGATTAAAGTGGATGTCCTTTGGCAGGATGGCAGCCACTCAAGTGGCTTAGATTCACAGTTGTTATTCCCAGTATTCAATGTTGGTGATCACGAGTTTTGGCCAGAACAGTTTGTCCAGGAAAAGATGACTTATGATGATCCACATGTTTCTAGTTGCCAGAGACTAGGTGTTGTGAAAAGTGTGGATGCAAAGGAACGAACTGTTAAGGTGAAATGGAGGACTCCTGTGGTGAACCAAACTGCTTATTCAGTCAAGGATTACAATGAGGAGACTGTTAGTGCATATGAATTGATTGAACACCCTGACTACTGTTACTGCTTTGGGGATGTTGTTTTTAGATTGGAAAAGAACAGATATGCTTTTGAAACTGATGGAAAGAATGAAACCCATGAAGATTACCTAGAAACGGAAGCGGGCGTGGATTTTGCCCCAGTATTTGGTGACAGTGCTCTTGaacataagcacagtggtcaaGGTCAGCAAGAGGACCCGCATAAATATTATTTATCTTGTATAGGGACTGTTATTGGCTCTAAAGATGGAAGCATTGAGGTGAAATGGGCTAGTGGTCATATATCCAAG GTTGAGCCTCATGAAATTGTTGGCATTGATAAATATGAAGAATCAGATGCAAACCCTGTACACAATGAAGAAATTATTGAGGGTGATTTGAGTCAGGAAAACCCAGGGTATGGAAAGCAATCTTGGAAACTGAAAGAAAAG GATGTGTTGGAGAAGACCTCGAATGTTATTGACAAGGAGTGCAAGAAGGATGTTTGGGATTCTGGTGCCTTTTTCCTTCCTCGAGCTGCTATCGATTTTTTCACAAATGTTGTGGCAAGTTTATTCGGTTCCCATGGATCCACTTCTGAGGATGTGAATAAATTTTATCATACCCATGAGATTGAGGTGTTTGAACATTGCAAGATAAACACAGAGGAACCACCATCAGTGGGATATGATATGAAGACATTCAGACAGACAAGTCTGAAGCAGAAAATAGAAGAACAAGAGAGTAAAGAATTATTTTCATCAGGCAATGAGAAACAAGGACTGTTTAAGGCTTTTGATATTGTTGTTGATTCCTCAGACCACCACTTTGTTAATGAATCTGGTGATGGATCGATGCTATCACAG GCAAAAAGAGGTTGGTTGAGGAAAGTGCAGCAAGAGTGGACCATTCTGCAAAGAGATCTTCCTG ATACGATCTACATTCGCGTCTATGAGGAAAGGATTGATCTCCTGAGGGCAGCCATAGTTGGAGCACCTGGAACTCCATATCATGATGGgcttttcttctttgattttctccTCCCCCCTGACTATCCACATGAGCCACCA TTGGTGCACTATAGGTCTGGTGGCCTCTGTCTCAACCCAAACCTGTATGAATCAGGAAAGGTCTGTCTCAGCCTCCTCAATACATGGACAGGCACAGGCACTGAAGTATGGAACCCTGGAAGCTCCAGCATTCTTCAAGTCCTCCTTTCCCTGCAGGCTCTTGTTCTCAATGATAAGCCTTATTTTAATGAGGCTGGATATGATGAGCAGAAGGGCAAGGCAGAGGGAGAGAAGAATTCTATAACTTACAACGAGAATGCTTTCCTTCTGTCTTGCAAGTCCATGCTATACTTGCTACGGAACCCCCCAAAG AATTTCGAGGCCCTAGTGGAGGAGCACTTCCGGAGACACTCGCACTTAATTCTTCTGGCCTGTAAGGCATATATGGAAGGTGCACTAGTTGGCTGTGCTTTTGGATGTGGAATGACTGATCAAGAATGTCAAAAGAGCAGTTCCACTGGTTTCAAAATAATGCTAGCTAAGCTCTTCCCTAAGCTTGTCCAGAGTTTTGCTGCCAAGGGAATCGACTGCAGCCAATTCATTGAGACAGAGAATGGTTTTGTGATAAAGTAA